A DNA window from Anas acuta chromosome 4, bAnaAcu1.1, whole genome shotgun sequence contains the following coding sequences:
- the PAQR3 gene encoding progestin and adipoQ receptor family member 3 yields the protein MQPKLLRSSHYIELGGYQYWPVMVPRAIRLYTYEQIPGFLRDNPYITDGYRAYLPSRLCIKSLFILSNETVNIWSHLLGFLLFLALGVYDLVAVLPAAGASREDFVICFVCLFCFQVCMLCSVGYHLFCCHRSEKTSRRWMALDYAGISIAILGCYVSGVFYAFYCNNYWRQVYLIIMLAMILAVFFAQIHPSYLTQQCHRLRSVIFCSVSGYGIIPTVHWVGLNGGIGASIVQEFAPRVLVMYFIAAVAFLFYISKVPERYFPGQLNYLGSSHQVWHILAVVMLYWWHQSVVYIMQYRHSKPCPEYSVDL from the exons ATGCAGCCGAAGCTGCTGCGGAGCTCGCACTACATCGAGCTGGGCGGCTACCAGTACTGGCCCGTGATGGTGCCCCGCGCCATCCGCCTCTACACGTACGAGCAGATCCCCGGCTTCCTGCGGGACAACCCCTACATCACCGACGGGTACCGCGCCTACCTGCCCTCCCGCCTCTGCATCAAGAG CCTCTTCATCCTCTCCAACGAGACCGTCAACATCTGGAGCCACCTGCTCGGCTTCCTGCTCTTCCTGGCGCTGGGTGTCTACGACCTGGTGGCCGTCCTGCCGGCGGCGGGTGCCTCCCGAGAGGACTTCGTCATCTGCTTCGTCTGCCTCTTCTGCTTCCAG GTCTGTATGCTTTGTTCAGTGGGATATCATCTCTTCTGTTGCCATCGTTCGGAGAAGACCAGCCGGCGATGGATGGCCTTAGATTATGCGGGAATTTCCATTGCTATCCTGGGCTGCTACGTATCAGGCGTGTTTTATGCCTTTTACTGTAATAAT tACTGGCGTCAGGTATACTTAATCATTATGCTGGCAATGATCCTGGCAGTATTTTTTGCTCAGATTCATCCCAGTTACCTCACACAACAGTGTCACAGACTGCGCTCCGTCATCTTTTGCTCAGTGTCTGGCTATGGAATTATTCCTACAGTCCACTGGGTTGGGCTCAACGGCGGCATTGGTGCATCTATCGTAcag gaGTTTGCTCCGCGTGTACTTGTCATGTACTTCATCGCTGCTGTCGCTTTTCTCTTCTATATTTCCAAAGTTCCTGAAAGATACTTCCCAG GACAGCTGAACTACCTCGGCTCCAGTCACCAAGTGTGGCATATCCTGGCAGTGGTCATGTTGTACTGGTGGCATCAATCTGTAGTGTACATCATGCAATACAGACACAGCAAGCCCTGTCCTGAGTATAGCGTGGACTTGTGA